The region TCATGTGGCGGCTTCATGAGCAGGCCGATGGTCGTTCGAAAAAAGAAAATATTAAAATTTTTCTCGAGCAATTAGCCGAACTTCCTGATCAGATCCCGCAGATAATTTCTTTTAATTACGGAGCTAATAGCATTGAGCAAAAAGAACAGGCCGATGTTGTGCTTATAGCAGAGTTTAAAGACAAACAGGCGCTGGAGGCGTATCGCTCTCATCCAGCACATATGGAATTTA is a window of Salinivirga cyanobacteriivorans DNA encoding:
- a CDS encoding Dabb family protein; this encodes MIKHVVMWRLHEQADGRSKKENIKIFLEQLAELPDQIPQIISFNYGANSIEQKEQADVVLIAEFKDKQALEAYRSHPAHMEFIESIKSFRFERRVVDIEY